In one Cryptococcus deuterogattii R265 chromosome 11, complete sequence genomic region, the following are encoded:
- a CDS encoding DNA mismatch repair protein MSH3 — protein sequence MEMTPPGSSQQPSLHSFFKRKNPQMDSHSRSGNNAIIDLTDSPPKKRSKLDDDSNQKNRSMAQTSSSYFKGHPAARPLSVDKRRPREPLAAIQAYKLPHVMPSQLSHSGSAFETCSLVPQASFVPDSESEASASLTPQRTTEQLNRHEEWKARVLVMSGSFRRRRSLALDEAAAAEVREATGLEGENTPFDDSDGDDDKRESEKNAEEVGKKLRKYVAKEPAEKAKGKGKKKEEIGPSGLAYTALEKQFMDIKEQNKDVLLLMEVGYKYKFHGEDAKTASRELGIVAFPSRNFFTASIPTHRLHIHVKKLLSLGYKVGVITQTETAALKKIGDNRNAPFTRKLTHLFTAATYVEDPSLSLSSPIRFDDPVIPGTTPPPTNALVAIVEQHVDEGSDDRIKVGLVCVVPGTGDITWDEFEDSKIRTELETRLAHLSPAELLLPKQKLSKVTEKVLTYFTGEVKYRGSNAVRIERIDDIPEYDAAFDFLTNFFHDKEHRNITSKGDENDERHPMTEGNEQWSLQRKLRQGGADTSLEMDEKIYLAAGVSSSKAILTLVDFPKQVVISMAVAIQYMKKFGLENAFRHTSSFVRFANRSHMLLSSNTLTNLEIYQNQTDGGLYGSLMWLLDHCKTRMGKRLLREWVGRPLLDVTALKARADAIEEIMENNSYHMEKLRSLLLNMPDLVRGLTRVQYGKATPNELATLLIALVRLASEFKPNTGNVFRSCLLNNIPNTLPTVLNTSQRFLNALNLKQARENDEANLWADPERFPEIQDVKDCISVCEMELNEHLIEVRKMLKKPTLKYITVSGIEYLVEVPIRDTKIVPAQWVKISATRAVNRYHTPKILAIMKERTQHQEKLSIVAHEAFRAFQSEVAEYHDLVVVSKQIAVIDCLMSLAQTAAASGYCKPKFAAEPELKIVAGRHPMVEMLREEAYVPFDIHFSKEEGTTKIITGPNMAGKSSTVRAMALIVCMAQIGSFVPATSVTLSVHDSVQTRMGASDEIGRGKSTFMVELSETSDILRTITPRSLVILDELGRGTSTYDGAAIAYATLSHIAEIGCNTLFVTHYPMIAQDLAREKPDKISNWHMSFDEIKMPDGSAEITFLYQLTRGLQEASFGVWCARLAGLPKPILDNAQMRSNSLKTETQERLRGIVARRVSQMLHNLLDNQTSSSQVLRNVEMLHKSLSLSSILFSQ from the exons ATGGAAATGACGCCGCCCGGAAGCTCCCAACA ACCATCCcttcactctttcttcaagcGTAAAAATCCTCAAATGGACTCACATTCAAGGAGCGGCAATAACGCAATCATAGACCTAACAGACTCTCctccaaaaaaaagatccaaacttgatgatgacagcAATCAGAAAAACCGATCTATGGCACAAACGTCTTCTAGTTATTTCAAAGGACACCCCGCAGCGAGACCTCTTTCGGTAGATAAAAGGCGGCCCCGCGAGCCATTGGCGGCCATTCAAGCTTACAAGCTTCCACATGTAATGCCGTCGCAACTGTCTCATTCAGGATCAGCTTTCGAAACATGCTCGTTGGTCCCCCAAGCGTCGTTCGTGCCAGATTCTGAATCTGAGGCGTCAGCAAGTCTCACACCGCAGCGCACCACCGAACAGCTTAATAGGCatgaggaatggaaggccAGGGTCCTTGTCATGAGTGGGTCATTTCGACGAAGAAGGTCTTTGGCTCTAGATGAAGCAGCTGCGGCAGAAGTAAGGGAGGCTACTGGCCTGGAAGGCGAGAACACTCCCTTTGATGACAGCGATGGGGACGACGATAAGAGGGAAAGCGAAAAgaatgcagaagaagttggaaaGAAGCTAAGAAAGTATGTTGCTAAAGAGCCAGCAGAGAAAGCAAAAGgtaaagggaaaaagaaggaggaaataGGACCTAGTGGATTAGCATACACGGCTTTGGAGAAGCAATTCATGGATATCAAGGAGCAGAACAAGGATGTTCTCCTTCTTATGGAAG TGGGATATAAGTACAA ATTTCACGGTGAAGACGCAAAG ACAGCCAGTCGCGAATTAGGGATTGTTGC CTTTCCTAGCAGGAACTTTTTCACTGCGTCAATACCAACTCATCGGCTGCACATACATGTCAAAAA ACTGCTGTCATTGGGATACAAGGTTGGCGTGATTACTCAGACAGAAACGGCGGCCCTTAAAAAGATTGGCGATAACAGGAATGCGCCATTTACTCGCAAACTCACTCACCTTTTTACGGCTGCCAC CTATGTCGAAGATCCTTCTCTGTCATTGTCATCACCCATTCGTTTTGATGACCCCGTCATCCCTGGCACCACTCCTCCGCCTACAAATGCTCTCGTTGCTATCGTGGAACAGCATGTAGATGAGGGCAGCGATGACAGAATCAAGGTGGGCCTAGTTTGCGTCGTTCCAGGGACAGGGGATATCACATGGGATGAATTTGAGG ACTCTAAAATTCGGACGGAACTGGAAACCCGTCTCGCCCACCTATCACCTGCGgaacttcttcttccaaagcagAAGCTTAGCAAGGTAACGGAGAAGGTGCTGACATATTTCACCGGCGAAGTGAA ATATCGAGGTAGTAACGCTGTCCGGATTGAAAGAATAGACGATATCCCAGAATACGATGCGGCATTTGATTTCCTGACGAATTTCTTTCATGATAAAGAGCACAGAAATATAACGTCCAAAGgggatgagaatgatgaaCGGCACCCTATGACAGAGGGAAATGAGCAGTGGAGCTTGCAACGCAAGTTGAGACAGGGTGGAGCAGATACCTCGCTggaaatggatgaaaagatCTACCTAGCAGCCGGTGTCAGCT CTAGCAAGGCAATACTCACTTTAGTCGATTTCCCCAAACAGGTCGTCATCTCCATGGCTGTTGCTATTCAATACATGAAAA AGTTCGGTTTAGAAAACGCTTTTAGGCacacttcttcctttgtcAGA TTTGCAAATCGGTCTCATATGTTACTGTCAAGTAATACTCTAACCAATCT GGAGATCTATCAGAACCAGACAGATGGAGGGCTATACGGAAGCCTGATGTGGT TGCTTGACCA CTGCAAGACACGTATGGGAAAGCGTCTTCTTCGCGAATGGGTGGGAAGACCATTACTTGACGTTAC AGCCTTGAAAGCTCGGGCTGACGCTATCGAAGAAATCATGGAAAATAATAGCTACCATATGGAGAAGCTCCGCAGTCTTTTGCTCAACATGCCGGATCTTGTTAGAGGCTTGACCCGAGTTCAGTATGGAAAAGCAACGCCGAACGAACTCGCGACTTTACTTATTGCCCTTGTACGCCTGGCTTCAGAATTCAAGCCCAATACGGGCAATGTCTTTCGATCATGCCTCTTGAACAACATACCCAATACGTTACCGACAGTTTTAAACACGTCACAAAGATTTCTAAATGCCTTAAACTTAAAGCAAGCGAGGGAAAATGACGAGGCCAATCTATGGGCTGACCCAGAAAGATTCCCGGAAATACAGGATGTCAAAGAC TGTATAAGCGTCTGCGAGATGGAGTTGAATGAGCACCTCATAGAAGTGCGAAAAATGCTGAAAAAGCCTACTCTTAAGTATATCACTGTCTCTGGTATTGAG TACCTTGTGGAAGTTCCAATCCGAGATACGAAGATTGTACCCGCCCAGTGGGTGAAAATTAGCGC GACTAGGGCAGTCAATCGATATCATACTCCAAAAATCCTTGCAAT CATGAAAGAGAGAACACAGCATCAAGAGAAGCTGTCAATTGTCGCTCATGAAGCATTTAGGGCTTTCCAATCTGAAGTTGCCGAGTATCATGACCTTGTTGTGGTTTCGAAACAAATTGCCGTTATCGACTGTCTTATGTCCTTGGCTCAAACGGCTGCTGCGTCCGGATATTGTAAACCGAAATTTGCAGCTGAACCAGAGCTGAAGATAGTAGCTGGCCGACATCCAATG GTGGAAATgctgagagaagaggcatATGTCCCATTTGATATCCACTTTTcgaaagaggaggggaCAACCAAAATTATTACTGGGCCGAATATGGCAG GTAAAAGTTCTACCGTTCGTGCGATG GCTTTGATCGTGTGTATGGCACAAATTGGATCATTCGTGCCTGCTACATCCGTGACCCTTAGTGTACATGATTCTGTTCAAAC TAGGATGGGGG CTTCTGATGAAATTGGACGAGGAAAGTCTACGTTCATGGTGGAATTATCAGAGACGAGCGACATTCTTCGAACTATAACACCGAGATCTTTGGTAATCTTGGATGAGCTCGGCCGGGGGACGAG TACTTACGACGGCGCTGCTATTGCTTATGCCACGTTGTCGCACATCGCCGAGATCGGGTGTAACACGCTATTTGTTACACATTATCCTATGATTGCTCAGGACTTAGCTAGAGAGAAGCCTGACAAAATCAGCAACTGGCACATGAGTTTTGATGAGATTAAGATGCCTG ATGGCAGTGCGGAGATCACGTTCTTGTATCAGCTTACACGCGGATTACAAGAGGCATCTTTTGGAGTATGGTGTGCTCG ATTGGCAGGTCTACCAAAACCTATCCTCGACAATGCTCAAATGCGGTCCAACTCTCTCAAAACAGAGACGCAAGAAAGACTGAGAGGTATAGTTGCAAGAAGAGTTAGTCAGATGCTGCATAATTTGCTTGACAATCAAACCAGCTCCAGCCAGGTGCTCAGGAACGTAGAAATGTTGCACAAGTCTTTGTCTTTAAGTTctattcttttttctcagTAG
- a CDS encoding rab escort protein produces MSDTELESDSYDVVVIGTGIAESIAAAALAKAGKTVLHLDPNEYYGGEQASLTLDELIDWSIKHVESSSGAVSYTHASTSALTPTLQNDRRRYALSLFPAILPSRGPLIDVLISSDVSKYVSFKLLDSVNIWDEGCAGARKVPASKEEIFKDKSVSLMDKRKLMKFFMFAAGEFEHSDILRGKETQPLSDFLQDSFALPISLALSITYAIAHCTSPEDQTLHALMKTRRYLKSLGRYGSSAFLVGQYGGSGEIAQGFCRGCAVYGGIYVLGQFGKPTLIDANDENVTLKLPCHPRPVTAKYLISSPNHLPSSLLIPESEPSIRNITAHGIVITSSIPEILQRKLPFTDDENERRQISEENDDTGLIVFPPENGNPTVRCLINGEGTGSCPSKQYILYLSCPTSTASLPSDLLRPYLQRITSESLFESYYISSRTTSKKSASSPKVIIVTPFYGDDLITEGLDWEAKEAEKAYYSVVGQGGVPFFGVTESEADEMGIFEDD; encoded by the exons ATGTCTGATACTGAACTCGAATCCGACTCATACGATGTCGTAGTCATCGGCACTGGCATCGCTGAGAGTATCGCAGCAGCCGCTCTCGCGAAAGCTGGCAAGACCGTCCTTCATCTCGATCCAAACGAATATTACGGAGGAGAACAAGCTAGTTTGACACTAGACGAGCTTATTGACTGGTCCATCAAACACGTGGAGTCTTCTTCAGGGGCAGTATCATACACACATGCGTCGACATCCGCACTTACACCTACTCTCCAAAATGATCGACGACGTTATGCCTTATCGCTTTTCCCTGCCATCCTGCCCTCTAGAGGACCTCTAATCGACGTGCTCATTTCGTCAGATGTCAGTAAATATGTGTCCTTCAAACTTTTGGACTCGGTAAATATATGGGATGAAGGTTGTGCTGGGGCAAGGAAGGTTCCCgcaagcaaggaagaaattTTCAAAGACAAGAGCGTGTCCTTGATGGACAAAAGGAAATTGATGAAATTTTTTATGTTTGCTGCTGGAGAATTTGAGCATAGTGATATCCTTCGAG GCAAAGAGACACAGCCACTTTCGGATTTCCTTCAGGATTCCTTCGCCCTCCCAATAAGCCTTGCACTTTCGATAACATACGCCATCGCACATTGTACATCACCTGAAGACCAAACGCTACATGCATTAatgaagacaaggaggtATCTCAAGTCATTAGGGCGATATGGGTCTTCCGCTTTTCTTGTGGGTCAATACGGAGGGTCAGGGGAGATAGCCCAGGGATTTTGCCG TGGCTGTGCTGTTTATGGAGGCATTTATGTTCTAGGACAATTTGGCAAGCCGACGTTAATCGATGCGAACGACGAGAACGTGACTCTCAAACTTCCATGCCATCCTCGGCCTGTCACAGCCAAATATCTGatatcttctccaaaccaccttccatcatcactcCTTATTCCTGAATCAGAGCCTTCAATACGCAATATTACGGCCCATGGCATTGTGATTACTTCTTCAATACCCGAGATTTTGCAGCGCAAATTGCCTTTtacagatgatgaaaacgAAAGAAGGCAAATATCCgaagaaaatgatgacACAGGGCTAATTGTCTTTCCACCCGAGAATGGTAATCCGACTGTCAGATGTCTAATAAATGGTGAAGGGACAGGAAGTTGCCCGTCCAAACAAT ACATTCTCTATCTCAGCTGTCCAACATCGACCGCATCTTTACCATCCGATCTCCTCAGACCGTACTTGCAGCGAATCACTTCGGAATCACTCTTTGAATCTTACTACATATCCTCTCGAACGACGTCAAAAAAATCCGCATCGTCTCCGAAGGTCATCATTGTAACGCCTTTTTACGGAGATGACTTAATCACGGAAGGATTAGACTGGGAAGCAAAGGAGGCTGAGAAAGCATATTACTCAGTGGTGGGTCAAGGTGGCGTACCTTTCTTTGGCGTGACAGAGAGCGAAGCAGATGAAATGGGTatctttgaggatgacTGA
- a CDS encoding translocation protein SEC66, with protein MATSLFVPVAYITVLVTAMAIFSRVYRRRRAVSKTSIEPWFPSHPTREVYMSLLADEPPAPDNLLKAALLSRAITDVQRIWRLKDDKVALANLHTRGLVGDDTMTRFAAAEKELEAEIVDVISEANTFKQGWGQFLFATATEMAQAEKTKEAVISMHKTKIAEEKRLARRAKYLTQK; from the exons atgGCAACCTCACTCTTTGTTCCAGTGGCCTATATCACTGTGCTTGTTACAGCAATGGCCATCTTTTCTCGTGTCTACAGACGGCGACGAGCTG TCTCCAAAACATCAATAGAACCATGGTTTCCTAGTCATCCTACCCGTGAAGTCTATATGTCTTTGTTGGCTGATGAACCGCCCGCGCCCGATAATCTCCTCAAGGCTGCTCTGTTGTCTCGTGCCATCACCGATGTCCAGCGTATTTGGCGTCTCAAAGACGACAAGGTTGCTCTTGCTAACCTTCACACGCGAGGACTTGTTGGTGATGACACCATGACTAGGTTTGCAGCTGCAGagaaagagctggaagcGGAAATCGTGGATGTGATCTCAGAAGCCAACACTTTCAAGCAAGGATGGGGACAGTTCTTATTTGCCACTGCTACCGAGATGGCCCAGGCAGAGAAAACAAAAGAGGCAGTAATCAGCATGCATAAGACAAAGATTGCAGAGG AGAAACGTCTCGCACGAAGAGCCAAGTACTTGACTCAGAAATGA
- a CDS encoding histone H4, translating to MSGRGKGGKGLGKGGAKRHRKVLRDNIQGITKPAIRRLARRGGVKRISGLIYEETRGVLKIFLENVIRDSVTYTEHAKRKTVTSLDVVYALKRQGRTLYGFGA from the exons ATGTCTGGTCGAGGAAAGGGCGGCAAGGGTCTCGGTAAGGGCGGTGCCAAGCGACACAGGAAGGTCCTTCGTGACAACATCCA GGGTATCACCAAGCCTGCTATCCGACGTCTTGCTCGACGAGGTGGTGTCAAGCGTATCTC TGGTCTCATCTACGAGGAGACTCGAGGCGTCCTTAAGATCTTCCTTGAGAACGTCATCCGTGACTCTGTCACCTACACTGAGCACGCTAAGAGGAAGACTG TCACCTCCCTCGACGTTGTCTACGCCCTTAAGAGGCAAGGCCGAACCCTTTACGGTTTCGGTGCTTAA